A single region of the Streptomyces virginiae genome encodes:
- a CDS encoding ATP-binding cassette domain-containing protein, producing the protein MVHVSAAPVLALRGVSKRFGAVQALTDVELEIHSGEVVALVGDNGAGKSTLVKTIAGVHPIDEGVIEWEGRPVAIGKPHDAQNLGIATVYQDLALCDNIDVVGNLFLGRELKSFGILDEVEMERRARELLTTLSIRIPSVRIPIASLSGGQRQTVAIARSMLGEPKLVILDEPTAALGVEQTAQVLDLVERLRERGHAVILISHNMADVKAVADKVAVLRLGRNNGVFNVADTSQEEIISAITGATDNAVTRRAARTSEAGK; encoded by the coding sequence ATGGTTCATGTGTCCGCTGCGCCCGTGCTGGCGTTGCGAGGGGTCTCGAAGCGGTTCGGCGCCGTTCAGGCCCTCACCGACGTAGAACTCGAGATCCACTCCGGTGAAGTGGTCGCCCTCGTCGGCGACAACGGTGCCGGAAAGTCCACGCTGGTCAAGACGATCGCCGGCGTGCACCCCATCGATGAAGGTGTCATCGAGTGGGAGGGGCGCCCGGTCGCCATCGGCAAGCCGCACGACGCCCAGAACCTGGGCATCGCGACGGTCTACCAGGACCTGGCGCTGTGCGACAACATCGACGTCGTCGGCAACCTCTTCCTCGGCCGGGAGCTCAAGAGCTTCGGCATCCTCGACGAGGTGGAGATGGAGCGGCGCGCCCGCGAGCTCCTGACCACCCTGTCCATCCGGATCCCCAGTGTCCGGATCCCGATCGCCTCGCTCTCCGGCGGTCAGCGCCAGACCGTGGCGATCGCCCGCTCCATGCTGGGCGAGCCCAAGCTCGTCATCCTCGACGAGCCCACCGCCGCCCTCGGTGTCGAGCAGACCGCACAGGTCCTCGACCTGGTGGAGCGGCTGCGCGAGCGCGGCCACGCCGTCATCCTCATCAGCCACAACATGGCCGATGTGAAGGCCGTCGCCGACAAGGTGGCGGTCCTGCGGCTGGGCCGCAACAACGGTGTCTTCAACGTCGCCGACACCTCGCAGGAAGAGATCATCTCCGCCATCACCGGTGCCACGGACAACGCCGTGACCCGCCGGGCGGCCCGCACCTCGGAGGCCGGCAAGTGA
- a CDS encoding sugar ABC transporter substrate-binding protein, whose product MNTRMRRAAVAVAAGAMAVSLAACGSAKEAGDTTKESSGAAKGDAIKVGLLLPENQTARYEKFDKPLIEKKVAELTGGKGEVVYANAKQDATTQNSQVDTMITNKVDVLIIDAVDSKAIAGSVKKAKEAGIPVVSYDRLAEGPIDAYTSFDNEEVGKVQGKALLEALGDKAKDGQIVMMNGSVTDPNAKLFKSGAHSELDGKVNVGKEYDTVEWKPENANTNMAAALSALGKDKVIGVYSANDGMAGGIITALKAAGVSPLPPVTGQDAELAGVQRIVAGEQFMSVYKPYAPEAEAAAKMAVALAKGGKAEGTTSTVDSPTTKGVPSVLIPVVSLTKANIKDTVVKDGVYSVDEICTDKYAAACAAAGLK is encoded by the coding sequence ATGAACACGCGTATGCGCAGAGCCGCCGTAGCTGTCGCCGCTGGTGCCATGGCCGTTTCGCTCGCTGCTTGTGGCAGTGCCAAGGAGGCCGGCGACACGACGAAGGAGTCCTCCGGCGCTGCCAAGGGCGATGCGATCAAGGTCGGTCTGCTCCTGCCGGAGAACCAGACCGCGCGCTACGAGAAGTTCGACAAGCCGCTGATCGAGAAGAAGGTCGCCGAGCTCACCGGTGGCAAGGGCGAGGTCGTCTACGCCAACGCCAAGCAGGACGCGACCACGCAGAACTCCCAGGTCGACACGATGATCACCAACAAGGTGGACGTCCTGATCATCGACGCGGTGGACTCCAAGGCCATCGCCGGCTCGGTCAAGAAGGCCAAGGAGGCCGGTATCCCGGTCGTCTCCTACGACCGCCTGGCCGAGGGCCCGATCGACGCGTACACCTCCTTCGACAACGAAGAGGTCGGCAAGGTCCAGGGCAAGGCGCTCCTGGAGGCGCTGGGCGACAAGGCCAAGGACGGCCAGATCGTCATGATGAACGGTTCGGTCACCGACCCGAACGCCAAGCTCTTCAAGTCCGGTGCCCACTCCGAGCTCGACGGCAAGGTGAACGTCGGCAAGGAGTACGACACGGTCGAGTGGAAGCCGGAGAACGCCAACACCAACATGGCGGCCGCGCTCTCCGCGCTCGGCAAGGACAAGGTCATCGGCGTCTACTCCGCCAACGACGGCATGGCCGGCGGCATCATCACCGCCCTCAAGGCCGCCGGTGTCTCCCCCCTGCCGCCGGTCACCGGCCAGGACGCCGAGCTCGCCGGTGTGCAGCGCATCGTCGCGGGTGAGCAGTTCATGAGCGTCTACAAGCCGTACGCCCCCGAGGCCGAGGCCGCCGCGAAGATGGCCGTCGCCCTCGCCAAGGGCGGCAAGGCCGAAGGCACCACCTCCACGGTCGACAGCCCCACCACCAAGGGCGTCCCGTCCGTGCTGATCCCGGTCGTCTCGCTGACCAAGGCCAACATCAAGGACACCGTCGTCAAGGACGGCGTCTACTCGGTCGACGAGATCTGCACCGACAAGTACGCGGCCGCCTGCGCCGCCGCCGGCCTGAAGTAG
- a CDS encoding ROK family transcriptional regulator → MQTPGSQSSLHRANLERVVRAVRLAGSLTQAEIARATGLSAATVSNIVRELKDGGTVEVTDTSAGGRRARSVSLSGDAGIVIGVDFGHTHLRVAVGNLAHQVLAEESEPLDVDASWADGFDRAEALVGRLIADIGVGLEKVIGVGLGVPGPIDVESGTLGSTAILPGWAGINPRQELSQRLGVPVYVDNDANLGALGELVWGSGRGVKDLAYIKVASGVGAGLVINGQIYRGPGGTAGEIGHITLDESGPVCRCGNRGCLETFTAARYVLPLLQGTHGPELTMERVVELAREGDPGCRRVITDVGRHIGSGVASLCNLLNPSRVVLGGSLAEAGELVLAPIRESVGRYAIPSAARQLSVLTGNLGGRAEVLGALALVLSEMGDSTLLSDHGSGVRAPAVLSSGR, encoded by the coding sequence GTGCAGACTCCCGGATCGCAGTCGTCACTGCATCGCGCGAATCTCGAACGGGTCGTGCGGGCGGTGCGGCTCGCGGGATCGCTGACCCAGGCGGAGATCGCCCGCGCCACCGGACTGTCGGCGGCCACGGTCTCCAACATCGTCCGGGAGCTGAAGGACGGCGGGACCGTCGAGGTCACCGACACCTCGGCCGGCGGCCGCCGGGCGCGCAGCGTCTCGCTCAGCGGTGACGCGGGCATCGTCATCGGGGTCGACTTCGGCCACACCCACCTGCGGGTGGCGGTGGGGAACCTGGCCCACCAGGTGCTGGCGGAGGAGTCCGAGCCACTGGACGTCGACGCGTCCTGGGCGGACGGCTTCGACCGGGCGGAAGCCCTGGTCGGACGGCTGATCGCGGACATCGGCGTGGGGCTGGAGAAGGTCATCGGCGTCGGGCTCGGCGTGCCCGGCCCGATCGACGTGGAGTCCGGGACCCTGGGCTCGACCGCGATCCTGCCGGGCTGGGCGGGCATCAATCCCCGCCAGGAGCTCTCGCAGCGCCTCGGGGTGCCCGTGTACGTGGACAACGACGCGAACCTCGGCGCCCTCGGTGAACTCGTTTGGGGGAGTGGGCGGGGAGTGAAGGATCTGGCCTACATCAAGGTGGCCAGCGGCGTCGGCGCGGGCCTGGTGATCAACGGCCAGATCTACCGCGGACCCGGTGGCACGGCGGGCGAGATCGGGCACATCACCCTGGACGAATCGGGCCCGGTCTGCCGCTGCGGCAACCGGGGCTGCCTGGAGACCTTCACGGCGGCCCGGTACGTACTCCCGCTGCTCCAGGGCACGCACGGCCCGGAGTTGACGATGGAGCGCGTGGTCGAACTGGCCCGCGAGGGGGACCCGGGCTGCCGCCGGGTGATCACGGACGTGGGCCGGCACATCGGCAGCGGCGTGGCCAGTCTGTGCAACCTCCTGAACCCCAGCCGCGTGGTGCTGGGCGGCTCGTTGGCGGAGGCCGGTGAACTCGTCCTCGCCCCCATCCGTGAATCGGTGGGGAGGTACGCGATCCCCAGCGCGGCCAGGCAGTTGTCGGTGCTGACGGGCAACCTGGGCGGGCGGGCCGAGGTGCTGGGCGCACTGGCTCTGGTCCTCAGCGAGATGGGCGATTCGACACTTTTGTCAGATCATGGAAGTGGAGTGCGAGCTCCAGCCGTCTTGTCTTCAGGTAGATAA
- a CDS encoding sugar ABC transporter permease: MDKGPVDQQEHIDPVNPAAAHDAIPAVDPRLLVREEGLAGYVGEFKRKLKAGDLGSLPVVIGLIVIWSIFQGLNSNFLSPENLTNIAITMTGTGMIAIGIIFVLLLGEIDLSVGSVSGVSGAIVAVLAVTHGVNEWLAILAAIVGGALIGSIHGFFFAKIGAPAFAVTLSGLLFWLGAMLQILGSNGTINIDSDGVVGQLTTYFFSDVAVAYGLAALAVAGYFLASFLDARRREAAGMPSRPLAEVLLRTGLLALCTFGPAVLFNQYKGLPLAVVLFLLALVVTDFLLRRTTFGRNVFALGGSVEASRRAGINVTRIRITVFAISSTFAAVGGLFWASKIAAANQSAGAGDLLMNVIAAAVIGGTSLFGGRGRTWNALLGVMVIVSIQYGLALEGIATPIQYMITGAVLLATVVIDSVTRKTQKTAGRA, encoded by the coding sequence CTGGACAAGGGCCCCGTCGATCAGCAGGAGCACATCGACCCGGTCAACCCCGCGGCCGCGCACGACGCGATCCCGGCCGTGGACCCCCGCCTGCTCGTCCGGGAGGAGGGCCTCGCCGGGTACGTGGGCGAGTTCAAGCGGAAGCTGAAGGCGGGCGACCTGGGTTCCCTCCCGGTCGTCATCGGCCTGATCGTCATCTGGTCGATCTTCCAGGGGTTGAACTCGAACTTCCTCTCCCCGGAGAACCTGACCAACATCGCGATCACGATGACCGGCACCGGCATGATCGCCATCGGCATCATCTTCGTGCTGCTGCTCGGTGAGATCGACCTCTCGGTCGGCTCGGTCAGCGGTGTCTCGGGCGCGATCGTCGCCGTCCTCGCCGTCACCCACGGCGTGAACGAATGGCTGGCCATCCTGGCGGCCATCGTGGGAGGCGCCCTGATCGGCTCCATCCACGGCTTCTTCTTCGCCAAGATCGGCGCCCCGGCCTTCGCCGTCACCCTGTCGGGCCTGCTCTTCTGGCTCGGCGCGATGCTGCAGATCCTCGGCAGCAACGGCACGATCAACATCGACTCCGACGGCGTGGTCGGACAGCTGACCACGTACTTCTTCTCGGACGTGGCCGTCGCCTACGGGCTGGCCGCGCTCGCGGTGGCCGGCTACTTCCTCGCGTCCTTCCTGGACGCGAGGCGTCGCGAGGCGGCCGGGATGCCCTCGCGGCCGCTCGCCGAGGTGCTGCTGCGCACCGGCCTGCTCGCGCTGTGCACCTTCGGCCCCGCCGTGCTGTTCAACCAGTACAAGGGCCTGCCGCTCGCGGTGGTGCTCTTCCTGCTGGCCCTGGTCGTCACGGACTTCCTGCTGCGCCGCACGACCTTCGGGCGAAACGTTTTCGCACTGGGTGGCAGCGTCGAGGCCTCCCGCCGTGCGGGCATCAACGTCACCCGCATCCGGATCACGGTCTTCGCGATCTCCAGCACCTTCGCCGCCGTCGGCGGCCTGTTCTGGGCCTCCAAGATCGCGGCGGCCAACCAGAGCGCCGGCGCCGGCGACCTGCTGATGAACGTGATCGCGGCGGCCGTCATCGGCGGCACCAGCCTCTTCGGTGGCCGGGGCCGGACCTGGAACGCCCTCCTCGGCGTCATGGTCATCGTCTCGATCCAGTACGGTCTGGCCCTGGAAGGCATCGCCACGCCGATCCAGTACATGATCACCGGTGCGGTGCTGCTGGCGACCGTGGTGATCGACTCGGTGACGCGCAAGACCCAGAAGACGGCCGGACGCGCCTGA